The Cynocephalus volans isolate mCynVol1 chromosome 1, mCynVol1.pri, whole genome shotgun sequence region AGATTCCCACTTTAGTGAGATGCATCTACTTCtgatagtttgtttttatttttcaatcttgGGAGAAAAAGAACTGAGTCATTTGCTAATAAGATCTTTTAAAAGAGTGGCTTATTTTCACATTTCAATAAgcgaaaatattttaaaatgcctttatGAAAAGATTggatttttatattctttgtgcAACCACTAGTTGCTTCTTTATGATAAAACTTAATGTTAGGGGAAAAGGTATAGAAATTTACAACTCTGTGTTTTCCATTAACTAAGGGGAAACATAAACTATTTTAAGATTactcagaggaaaagaaaactggtataaaatgttttttaaaaaactaccttATAACTTAAAATTCAAACattacttgatttttattttttggtatggCATAATTCCtctaaaaatttacaaatataatacGGTCTTTGGGAAAAGTAATCATTTCCTTCTTCTCCAGTGGCTTACTGAGCTTTATCTGCATTATCTTAATACTGAAGGCAAATAAACGGACAATCAACAATTTTAGAAACAACTCATCAGTTTTAGATATACAAGAGCTCCATTTAGCTTCTGCAATGTCTAGTTTATTGGACCAATAAACTACttcttaaaagaatttaaatgtatatttatatgtcaTAAGAGAGCTCCTTAGGCACCTGAGTTGAGCACAATACACCAGAGCAAAGAATCTTTAAGAGAAAGTTGTCTAAAGActatattttatcaatttatacatatatacatacacttatacacatatgcacacacacacacaaacgtacAAGTAGAAgtaacttttccttaaaaaatgttgatattaaaataattcaccaTTTAGTCAAATAAAGTGACCTCATAgttatttaaaacagttttaagtTATTACTGAAGAATTTGAAGTCTTATCAAAAGTTTGAGAAGTTAAGGTTTTCGAGTAATACATGATTCAAAGGGGAGACACCaggttgttgattttttgttttgttttgccaaaatatagtttcttttgATACAGTAGCATGGTCATGAGATCACAATTATCTTAAGATAATACAACAGACTTTTTAATGGTCATCAGGCGGAAACTCACCATAGATTGTCCAAAAAGAAGTAAATTTCCCCACTATTAGGACTGAACACAGTCACTGGCCACTAGTCAAACATTCTGCTCTCTCTAGACTCTTACTTTCATTGGTCCCAGCAAAAGACCACACCTAGAGGCCACTCTGCAGATGGCCTTACACTGAGCCTCCTCATGCACTAGGAATTTTACACAATAAGCATTAAACTATTACACATCATCATGTTTATGATCACATCAACCTTGCTACTGCTGACTCTAGCAATGTGTTAACAGTCCCACTGGTGCTATGATACTTTTTAGGCATTTTTTTAGAGCTCTGAATGACTGGCTTGTGTTCATACATTTGACTGACTAAAAACAGAGCATATTTAGTTTTATCTAAGTATCTTCTACTCCAGAAATTCTGAAGGATGAGAAACCTCTACACTTGCATACCATCTGCTTTCCAACTTCCAGGCTTTACTAGATCTGAAGTATGTTGAGAGTAGGAAAAAgacatttaagttaaaaaaaataaagccatgctactcttttctctgtttcaatTTGTAGAAAATATCCCTGATCAGGTTTCTAACTTCTATGCTAAGGTTAAAGGACCTCTCTCACATAGCAGACCATATGAATTAAGAATCTTATACAGTTCCAAAATATTTgcaattgaaaacattttcaattgCAAAATGTCTCTTGAGCAACTATAAAGTAGTTTATATTTTGGCCTAATCTTTACACTGTTTTCCTAAACAATTATGTCAATAGAGGCATGGCATAGGACTCACTTTAGAGAGAGACCCTAAGTTccattgtcttcattttattcagtttacacTGACCACGACATAACCCAAAccacttttttttcctgatatataaaacattttgataAGTTCACCTGAACTTGAATTCTTTCATTAACATGTAAACTCAcatgtacaattttattttttgtcatatatttaaatattttttctcctctgtagAGCTATCTCAGGATAGGATATGATATTATGCTAGCAACTAGTAACTTAGCATTAAAACACTTCCCTAAATTCTTCTATGCAAAAGTGCATTTATAATATAAACATGTCAAATATGAAGCTACAAACCACGATCTCACACTGGAGtggatttaaaatttcaaattcagtCCAAATAAGTCAAAGAGAAAAGTGCTAACAGAGCAAATCTGAAACAAGTTCATGTGGATTGGGCAACGAGTCATCGAAGCGAAATCTTTTGGAAACCATGCTGCTATCCTCTGggatattttctttgtcttctcgATTACCACAGGTTCCATTACAAGAGGATTTAGAAGTCTTGTCTTCAGAGGACCTTACAGTATGATCTTGAATTTGGGAGGAACTTGAAGTTTCTTCAGGGTGAAACAAGTTTTCGAAGTCCCATTGTTGTAGCCAAGAGTGAGAGAGGCAGAGTTCTGCTGTTGGTCTTTtccttttagaagaaaacaccaAGGGAAAattaagaactaaaaataaagttgaaggTATCTTCGGTTTGACAAATTATAGGcatatttctcatttattatgaGAATAACACATACTCATAGTATAAAATCCAAATAGTACAGAAGAGATTAATAATGATAACAGCAATTAACATTTAACGAATGCTTAGTTATACACCAGGGACTATTCTATATGCCTCAAATATATTATCTGTTAATCACAAGAAACCTAGGAAATAATAATACTATTATTCTCCTCACTTAACAGATATGAGAAGTAGAATATAAGAAGTTTAAATTTTGTCCCAAATTTCCTAACTTGTAAATGGTACAGTCAAGTGGAACCTTGACTCTATAGTCTGTGCTTTAAAACATTACACCATGTTATTGCACGTGaaggtaaaaagtaaaattatttgttctgttctctcattCCCCAGTCCTACCTCCAGCTATCTACTCTATACATATatgtacgtacacacacacatgcacacaacacaTGCACAGGTTCCTTCCCACACTCCACATATttctgcaatttgcttttttaaaccCACTCAACAATGCGTCTTAAGCATCTTTCCACATCAGTGAAGTGTTAACATATTCATTAACAGCTGTTATTATTTAGTACTCTTCCAAACAGATACAACATAATTTATTAAACCATGTCCCCACTGAGGCTGCCAGCATTTTGGCATTACATATAACACTGTGATAAACATTGAGAAAATGTTTTTTGGAACTTCTCTGATTATTTACACAGGGTAGATTACCAATAAAATTACTgggtctttatatttttaaaaggggagCTTAACTGCCCTCCAAATAACTTCCAATACTCAGTCTTACCAATATCTTCTccaatattatgaaaaaaaataatccaagttGTCTTATAGCACTTTCATGGTTTTACTTTTTGAGCATAAATCTTTATTCCATCATGAACTTATATTTATATAAGGAGAGAGATGAAAACAGCTTTATTTTGTCCAATACACCTTACATGGAAAAAATTTTGAGTAGACAAAACACTAGTTTCTCCAGTCAGAAATCCTGACTCTAGTCTGCCATTGATTAGAAGACAATGGAAACTGCACTTAATTTTGAGACATTTTTACTGCGGAAGGAAATACTTGCCTTATTTTCTAGGtaaatgatagattttttttcttaaacaaaactgACCAGTTCAAGTGAAAGATATTCTATAAATATAGCTGGTAAACAAACATGTTATCAGATTGCTTGCTTCAACTATACCTGAAGACACAgaataaagagtgaaaaaaaatcaaggaaagttTAGCCTTTGCATTTCCTCATCACCTCCAAGCCTGATACCTGCTCAGATGTGAATTCACAGTGTTTCCTACTTATGATTGCtgaaagaaggaaaactggaataCCTAGAATTTCTTTAATTCTGACATGTGCTGAACATTCAATTTATCATAGAGTTTACAGAGGAGAATCTAGTCAAAAAGCTTGAGAACATATATTagcttaacaaataaaaattagtcaAATGATAAAAATCTCGGTTTTACGAACCCTTCGGAGGAAAATATatctaaataatttatattctctattattattttgtgttctTAAAAGCAGTTAGGGCTAACTCTCAAAAGCAAAGTCTAGTCTTCAATGATGTTTGGCCAacactttgcatttttaaattttgttttctattttgaaagTAATATGATCAAATACCACAATTTTTCAAAAGGAGGGAAAGCTCCCACCTATACTTATAACTACAACCTTAACACAACTGCCATTACCATTTGGTGTATGTTTCCTTAGACTTCTGATTTTATGTTCAGTTTTTTTTCTGACTATGAAATAATTAATGTACACTCATcatagaaattttagaatcaggtaaaaaatatttaaaataatgaaagttgCTTATAACCAGAAGCAACTACAGTATTATTACGTTTTCTACTAAATAACCTTCATGTCCAAAATATAGCCAGTGAGAGTTTGTTTGAACTTGCATTTAgccaataaaataattaagaaacctgtgagttttttgtttcttttttttaagcagataaagaaaaggagtcCTCAAGGAGATTAAGTGATTGTCAGAGATGAAAGACTCAGAAAAGTAAGGAAATCAGGATCCCAGCCCAAGGCACAATATATCACAATTTCTACATTTTCTGTAGCCAgactattttaaagtaaataggGCTTCTCCTCTCCTTGCCTTGAAGTTGCCAATGAGTAAGAGTCCTCAACCATAGTTTCAAGACCCTTCTTTAGTAGGCTGCCAAAGGGCATCTGATCCTTCAAGGAATGACAATCAGTAATTTCTACTTGTAGCATAACTATAATTTTTAACTACAAATCCTTCACAAAAAAGTCTTATAACCAGCCATGTTTACTATAAACTTTCTATTTCTAATTCTTCTAGGGAATTTCAGGGATTAGTAGCAGGTTGAGAGAGAAATTATCCACATCTCCTTGCTCCAAAATttcctattatcttttttatatttaaagttacgtatttattatttaaagatcTTTCATACCATTTCACTCCACATTTAACCTGAAACTTGAGCATACATCTAATAatattatactattttaaaatgtatttttcttaatagacatatattatttattttttagtagtaTTTAAACAAACTAATATTATTACTTACTCTGGATTTTTTACTAAAAGGCTCTGGATAAAGTCTGTGGCCAGATGTGAAACTGCTGAAAAAGTTTCTTCTGAATAATCTACATTAACTTGAGAAATATTTAGGTATGTTTCTTGATTGTCTTCTCCCACAAATGGTGATGTATGAGTTAGCAACATATATGCTATTATTCCAATATTCCTGAAAAacaagggagaagaggagaacttaaaatgtgtattaattttaaaacatttatataaagtacaaTTGGATACTCTACAGATTCCTGTCCTCAGAACTGGTACAGTTAAACTACAGACTTTAATTGCTTTTCAAAGTTCCTGTAATATactattaaaactaaaataattgtATTATCTCAATGTTTGCCtcacagaaaaagaatacaagggaatgcatgtgtgtgttatataatataatgtgtatgtgtgtgtgtgtatgtatctctCATATCTACAATCTACCCTTCACACAGACACCTGTTGACTAGTACATGAAGCTGCTACGACAACTCCTAAATGGTGTCCAATGATACAGTAATGATCTGAGATAAAAACAGGGCTTCTGTACAAATAGGGGCTGCAAGTTTGGCAATGCACAAAGCTGGGCCAGCAGTTTTCCACTGCAAAACTTTTCACAGCCTTAAATATGTTAAGAACAAGTCTGGCACTCAGGAGCcagaaaaagataatacaatacATGTTTCGCAAACTTATTTGGCCATAGGATCTTTTTTCCTTGGCAAACTCATTAGCAGTTCCATGAAACAGAGGGAATAAGTCTGAACTCTTCCATTTGAACTATGGAGTCAGTCCCGCACTGTTGTCCCAACTGAAGTTCCAGTATGAATTCTGGTTCTAGTCCCTATCATGTTCTCTTTGTGCTAGCCACAAAAACTCACAATTCCCTGGAGATGTACTCTCACAAAACTGAACTTTTGTGTTGACCTGACCTCATTTTTCTGCTTAGCAAATAACTTCTCCTAACTCTTCTAGACCTAGATCAGATGTCTGCCATTGCTAGGTGGGCCCTAACAATGCAGTATCTGCTGCTTCTATTCTTATTAAGCATTTTACCTTAAGTACAGAACATGTACCACTGTACTGTGGTTACTTTGTTCTTTCACTTAGCTGAGTCTTCAACAAAGAAAGGCATTTTCCTATTTATATCTGTACCTTTGGCTCAGAGCTAAGTGTCACTTAAGAAGAAGGAACAAGTAAATATTTTCCTGTGGCATAATAATGATGctctaataaaatcttttaaagaaagtCTTATTATTTACACCTGGAATGAAAGAATctcagaatatacattcctcAACTTTCAATAAAGTCATTCAGGTAACTAACAAAATCTTACCACATATCTGTTGCTGTGGTAATAGGATCATAGTTCAGAATTTCTGGAGCTGAAAGAAAAAGTTCAAATTTTATACtgacaaatttaaaacattaaaattctatTAAATTAGAACTGGATTTAATTTTGGAAAGTGGAGTGATATAATATCAATAGAAATTTAGCATACTATTAATTATCCTGTTATTGGACATTTAAACATATCTAATATTGTGCAAATTATATGAGCAGTTTGCTCAAAAACACTGCTAATATTCTTGGAGTACTGGTTGCTATATAGTTTAAAGAAACACAACTCATTAAGATGAGTCTCAGAAAAAGCaattatgaaaaagtaaaatgttagaagctgaaatctttttaaaattccagttttATTACTTTGTTAGGAATTaacttgcattattttattacactgatatgtttttcttttcagggtAAATACAATCATATGCATTTACAATGACATTATGAGCAAATTATGCTTCTTGGAAATTCTAGATTTTTAAGTAGATTAAATATTCCTCCTAAATTACCAAAAACCTAATTTCCTACACAATTTATTTCCTGCTGTCTCTTCCTCTACCaaaaaaagtgcaaaataaaTTCTCTATACCTTCTAAACATTAGCCTGTATTGCAAATCAGTAGAGTCCAAACTAGAATTTATGATTGAAAAATAACTTGTTTCATAACTTCTCCAAAGAGAAAGTGTTTCCTAGAGCCTAACATTTTTGTTAATAAAGCCTTTGAGTCATATAAATTGTCAGCCTCTGTTAAACTACCTACAACCTTTCATGTACTTTTGTGAGCTGTGTTATCAATAATTACAATCATTTATTCTTGGACACTACAGCACCCTATTAGCATTCAAATGTTAGTAATTTGCTTTACTTTTGCATTTTTGGAGAAAGATAGCTGCCTAGCTGAGTGGCACCTGTtctgtttttctgcatcttttcaaTGCCCGCATAGGAATATCAATATGAGCaacaagaaaaggcaaaaagattCTTActataaattcaaatattttaaacttatatGCTGCTTCATACaacttcaaaatatttcataTGCCTAAACCAATTTGTTGGCTTAGTACAATATTCTTCGATTACCTACTTACTCATAGGTTCTTTTTGGCACCCTTCTTCAAAACCCTCCCCTCGCATTTTAAAGCAGCAGCAACAAATAACAAGGAGTTGCCCTGCTGACAATTCCTACAAACCTGAAGATATTTGCTGCAAACAGCTTTGGAGTTAGGACTGACAGAAGTAGAAGTGAGATCTATGCAATAACCAGGGTTCAAAGGCAATCTATGGGCTATTTGATTCtcccactttttctcttttccaatttttctcctGTTCCCTAACATTCCTCTTTCACATTTCATCCTTACGTACAAAGCCTTTATACATAAGCATTAAACTTTTGCGCTTATATATGTTCAATGTCCTGTGAATTGTTGTGAATGTTTGTAAATACTCTTATATTTACGACAGTTCATTTAAATGTGTCATAGACAATTTTCGATGCATTAAAATACCTGAACCAAATAAATCCTGGAATTACATgctttaaaatacagttttataaaggtatcatttaaataataaatttcaaaatggtgtagaaaatgaaaggaaattctTACCTAAGTATTCTGGTGTTCCCATGATTTCCCGAAGTTCACATGCATTCCCTATTTTTCGAGACATTCCAAAATCTACAATTTTTATGTCCCCAAGAGGGTATATGCTGCTCAATAATATATTCTGTGGCTAAATAAAGCACAACAAAAATAGTaagtaatatataataaaagaataGTAATCTCAGATTGGAGATAAATTCAGTGGAATTTATTGCTTAAGCTATTATATATATCATTGAATCATTAATCGAACATTTACTGAATTACTATTTAGGAGGAGCTATACATTCAATGATGCATAAAGCCAAAAACACACTCAAGAAGGATTCTAGGTTTGGAGGGAAAAGATGTTAGATGGATGGATACATGGATAGATTATAATATAGAACACTGAGTACAGACTACCTAATTCTGCCATAAGAAAGTCCAAGAAGGCTTTTCAGTAGAGAGGATGCTTAAGCTGAGTCTTAAAGGATAAGTGGGAGTAAACCAGTTAGAAAGGTGCTCTGGGGAACAGCATGGAAAAAGGCATGAAGgaatgaacacacacatacatttccaGAAACAGGAAATGGTTCAGTATAGTATGTTGGTTCTGAATAAGCTGAGTCCGATTGTTCCCAGGTTTTTAGCTTAGACAGTAACATGCATGGTATGCTTCACCATTGCCTCTGAGGACCCGtgactttgttttattattgcaAGCCTATGGCCTATTACAAAGTTCCCCACTGCTGCCATAACCCACACACTGCTCCCAAAGTCTGTGTGAAGGATCATACCAGTCTCTTAACTTCAGGAAAATCTCATGGCTGTTTATTATTAAATCACAGAGATCATTGCAGGAGAAAATGTAAGGGTAACTAGTTCTGTTGTTGTCAACTACAGTACTTATGGTATATATGCCATCCTTGACTTCACATGGTAtgtgatacacctgggttgtctTTAGCAGGAAAAAGACCCAACAGGAAGCTGATGGGAGCATGATTATACTGGCATTTACTCTGCTGCTTTTTTTCCAATATCTTATCAGTAGGGGAACTGGTAGAAATGCTGGATGGTAAACACTGCACCCCCTCCATGGGGCGTGGGGTTGGGGGAGGCCATACAAAAGaacagatattttttttaaaggggtaagagaaagaagaaaagaggagaagtCTACTTtgagaaatgtaaattttaaagtttcaacAAAACATCCAAATGTTATCTAATCTGCAGTtgaaaaaaagaatctgaaaatTAGGAGAAAGGCCTGGATTATAGGCAGAGATtctggaattattattattatggaagTGGTAATGGAAGCCACAGGATCATGCAGGGAGACTGTATACAAACAAAGAGAAGAGTTTCACATTCAAAAATAACAGACAAGTGGACTCAGATTTTAAGGTTGTCTGGCGGCTGCGGAGGAAGgataaggagaaaaaatagtAACATGAGAGGCTGAAGTTTCAGGGGCTTAAGAAAGGAGCCTGAATGATCTGGGAAAAGCCAAAAGACTGAAAGCCCAAGAGAAAGATGAATGAGTATAATGAAAGCAAAGGAATGAGGATTAGAGGGAGTTTATCTTCAGAGATGGAGATCAGAATCGAGTATTTCAGAGGTAGACAGTTTTAGAAAACAAGGTCCAGAATGTGGCTGGTAAGAGTGGGATGGAGGGGAATGATTGTAGGATTAGAACATACAGGAATGATGCATTTTAATAGCTCAGTGATTAATTAGAGCTGCTCACACATACAGTCTTCTCCTATCTGCCAATACAAAATTAAGTCTATGTAGTACATAGGAAAGTAAAGGGCACACCCAGTGCAGTCTAGACAACTATGATATGACTATTGATTCACGTCAATACCAGCTTGCAACTGCACATACCAAGAGTGGAGAAGGTACGTTATTTTAAATCACATGTTACCTTACCTTTAAATCAAGGTGTACAATGTTATTCTGATGTAGATAATAAACTCCTTCAAGTATTTGTTTAATGAGTCTGATAACGTCATTTTCTGTGACCATTTCAGCCAGCTCAGGTAAACACAGGTTGAAAATTTCTCCACCTGCAgcactgaaataaaatttaaagataaagaaacttgAAAAATCATTTACGTAAAAATGATAACTTTTAAATACTGTATACCTGTTAAGTAAATGACCTAAAGCCACCTAAACTTTAgtgcatatatatacacttaaggacagggtgggggagggagagtgaTCTTTAGGGAGGAAATAAATGACAAGAATATTTTCAATTCTAGGTACTAATAtgtagatttttaataaataaaataaaattgctttataaTCCAATGATGTAGTTTGCCTTAActcttactgttttttaaaaaagtagtttatataaatatatatatatgaatgaatatCACCTATTTTGATCCTCATGACAATCATGTGAGGTAAGtggttattattcctattttacagatgaagaaacacgTACAAAGAGATTAAGCAATTTGTAAAAGGTCACACAGTAAACAGGGGGCCAGAATATGAATCTGCATAATATGAGTAAGACTCTGCATTTGTAGCTAATGTCCTGTGTATGGCAGCTTCACACAGAATACTTGAGGCCAGaacctaaaaatatatatatatatatgagggtactacaaaaagttcatagaaagatgaatattatctttaaattctatttttccatgaactttttgaagtaccatcaggtatgtatgtgtatatagacatagatttttttaaaaaaagaactgaaatctaAGGAATTCTGAAGAAGGTATAGTGAAAACTCCCTAGGTTTGGAATCAAATGATCTGAATTTAAATCCTAAATCTGCTATTTACCACGATTACAATTTAGGGTCAGTCACTTATTtgaatttctccatctgtaaagcaGATATAACTAAAATCAACAGATCtttttgaggattaaatttaaataaaataaaattggccaGGCAGACATCATGCAAAAAAATCTAGATGGCTATTCAACAAATTTACAAGGTATGTTTGGGAATACTCAAGTATATTCTctgtgaaaaaagagaaaatcactcACTTTAGAaaataccattatttttatttctttgattcacTGCTGTATCTACAGCATcaagaacagtgtctggcatgttgTAGGTGTAGTAGGTATgtgtctgttgaataaatgaatgaatgatggaatAGGCAGTCATTCTTCAAAGGGGCTGAAACTGGGACTCAGAAGTCTCAGTGACTGCTAAAAGGAAGAAACGTGTTATATGTATTAGGAGCCACGAGAACAAAAAATAATGGTGGTTTCAAATTTGAGTCCCAAGTTGAAAATCACAAGGACTGATATGTCACATTGAATCGAGTCATCTGTACAGTGTGCCAGTCAAAAGCCACAGGGATTTGCTGCTTTATGCTTTATTTATGACACTGCAGGAAAAGCTCTGTAGGATAGCTCATAAGGAATATGCGTGAAGGCTCCAATCACATACACTTCATTTCAGTGCAATCCCACCCACTGAAAGTCCTCAAAATTCATGGGAAATTAGCTTTAATATCTGTCTCAATATA contains the following coding sequences:
- the STK17B gene encoding serine/threonine-protein kinase 17B, whose amino-acid sequence is MSRRRFDCRSISGLLTTTPQTPVKMENFNNFYTLTSKELGRGKFAVVRQCISKSTGQEYAAKFLKKRRRGQDCRAEILHEIAVLELAKSCPRVINLHEVYENTSEIILVLEYAAGGEIFNLCLPELAEMVTENDVIRLIKQILEGVYYLHQNNIVHLDLKPQNILLSSIYPLGDIKIVDFGMSRKIGNACELREIMGTPEYLAPEILNYDPITTATDMWNIGIIAYMLLTHTSPFVGEDNQETYLNISQVNVDYSEETFSAVSHLATDFIQSLLVKNPEKRPTAELCLSHSWLQQWDFENLFHPEETSSSSQIQDHTVRSSEDKTSKSSCNGTCGNREDKENIPEDSSMVSKRFRFDDSLPNPHELVSDLLC